A segment of the Candidatus Delongbacteria bacterium genome:
CGCTAACATACTATCTTGATAACTTCCAATTTCTTCTTTTTCGAGGTTAAATTTGATACCAGAATCATACAAAATCGATGCAATTTTACAAGCATTTGCAGCCACCTGTCTCATATGCACAGGACCGTGATCATTATATCCAAGTCTTTTAATGGAAACGACATTGGCATACTCTTGTATATACCGTATCTCTTCATCTTTGAATACCATGTCAATAAAATTGTGTAATTCTTCTGGTAAATTACTTTTAATCTTCTCTTCTAGTACGATCTCAATATGATTTTTCATAATCTTTCCTTACAAAAAAAGGAGGGATATACCCTCCTTAGATTGATATAAACTTGTTTAGTTTAAAAATGAGATTAATACACCTGCTGCAACAGCAGAGCCAATCACACCTGAAATATTTGATGCCATGCAATATTGTAGAATATTGTTTGTTGGATCATTCTTTAGTGCTATATCATTAGCCACCCTTGAAGCCATCGGAACAGCAGATAATCCCGTAGCACCAACGAGAGGATTGATCTTTTTATGAGTAAATAAATTGAAAAATTTTACAGCATAAATACCACCAGCTATAGAAATTGCAAAAGCTACGAAGCCACCCACAACAATCATTATGGTTTTTACATTCAAGAATGTTTCAGGAGTCATGGTAGCTCCAACGGACAGACCAAGGAAAATTGTGGCAATATTCATCAAAGCACCACCACCTACATCTGCTAATCTATCAGTATTTGCACCAATGTTTTTTACTAAATTTCCAAATAAAAGCATACCAACAAGTGGTGTAGCTGTAGGAACAAGAATTGAAACAATAGTAGCTAGAACTATAGGGAAAATTACTTTTAATGCCTTTTCATTTTTGAACTTCACTGTAGTTTCAGCAAATTGTTTATCCATTCTCTTCATGTGAATCAAGAGTTCCTTTTTACTCATTGTTAATTTTACAACAAGTGGAATAATAACAGGAACCAATGCCATATAGGAATAAGCTGCAATTGCAATAGGTCCAAGTAAATGCGGAGCTAATTTTATTGTAGTAAAAATAGCTGTAGGACCATCTGCACCACCGATGATACCTAGTGAAGCAGCTTCTTTAATTGTAAACGCTCCGGAACCAACAGCAGTTAAAAGAACTGAAAAGATCCCTATTTGAGCAGCCGCCCCAAAAATAGCTAAACGGGGATTTCTCAACATAGGTCCAAAATCTGTGAAAACACCTACTCCAAGAAAAATTATTGGAGGTAAAAAACCGGTCTTTAACAATGAATAATAAATGAAATTCATAAGACCAAATTCATGAGCTATTTGAGGGAGTGCCATGTGCATAATCTCCGGATGATCGGCAGCAGAAATTACATTCATACCACCTCCAGGGAAATTCGCTAGTAAAATTCCAAAGGAGATTGGAACTAAAAGCAATGGTTCATATTGTTTTTTAATCCCAAGATACAAAAGCACAAATGCTATTGAAAGCATCAAAATCGGTGCTCCAGGAAAAATCTCTGACACAAAAAGATCCTTTATAGCTGTCATCTCATATACTTTGCTTAGTATATCCATATCTTATCCTAAACTTTCTATTTTAGTCTTACTAGTACTTCATCTTCATCTACTGAATCACCTGATTTAAAACAAACTTCAGCAACAATACCTTCAGCATCTGCTGCAACAGGATTAAATACTTTCATAGATTCAATATATCCAATTTTGTCACCCTTTTTAATTTTATCACCAACCTTGATTGCTACATCAGATGAGTCTTTTGTTTGGAAAAATTTACCTTCAAGTGGAGATAATATCTCTGTAAAATTACCAGAGCTTACCGGTGCCTGCTCTGTTTTAACTTCTTGTTTTGGAGCTACTTCAGATTTTGAATTTAAATCATATGAAACTTCAACTTTGTAAACTTCACCGTTTACAGTAATATTCATAGATTTAGGTTGGTAAACATTTTGAGAAGGTGTAGATGTTACTTGAGCCTTTGGTGTTTCCACTACAGCACTTACTCCCTTTTCTTTTTCAATTTCAGCTTTAAAGTCTTCTTTAGCTTTTCCTGATTTATAGGCTCTGTATTGTTGAGGATGCATAGCTAGCTCGAAAAGTTCTTCTTCATCTTTACCGAAATCCCAGCCATTTTTCTTCATCTCTTCTCTAAAAGTATCAAGTTGGTCAGGGTATAAATCCTGAGGATTTCCTGTATAGAACTCTTTCTTCTGATTTTGAGCCAATTTTACAAGCTCTGGGGCGATCACGCCCGGCAATTTCCCAGATTTTCCAAGAAGCATAGACCAAGTATTATCATCTATCATAGAGAAACGCTCTTGTCCTTTTTCCATCTGAATAATATTGAACATTGCAATATTTTTTACATATTGACTGAAAGGAGTTACCAAAGGTGGATAACCCATTTTTGGCCAGATATGAGCTACTTCATTGAATAATGTCACCAAAAGTTCATCTTGATTTAATTCAGATTTTCCTGCTTTGACTCTTGATTTATTTACAGTAACTAAGTTTGATTTCAAATCAGCCATCAATGACCCCATCATACCACCCGGCAGACCAGGACCAATTAAAAGAGAGTTCATAAGTCTATTTTTAGGATCAATAAAATATCCAAGGAATTCATCCATGAAACTTTGAGTAAGTGCTCTAACTTCCATGTAAGCATCCATATTGATATCTGGAACGTCAAAACCAGCATCTTTAAGCATTGCATGAGCAGTCAAAACATCAACATGTCCTGTACCCCATGACAATGGCTCCATTGCTACATCGATATACTCAGCCCCTGCTCTTGCAACTTCTAAAATAGATGCTGAAGCAAAACCCGGACCAGCATGACCATGATATTGAATAACTATATGCGGATACTTATCTTTTATTGCTTTTGTAAGATTACCTAAAAACACGGGTCTGCCAACACCAGCCATATCCTTCAAAGCGATTTCGTCTGCACCATATTCTACAAGTTTGTCAACGATACCCATGTAATATTCAACAGTATGAAGCTCAGAATGAGTTATACTTAAAGCAGCCTGAGATATCATTCCTGCTTCTTTAGCGTACTTAACGGATAACTCTAGATTTCTGTGATCATTTAATCCACAAAATGATCTTGAAATATCAACGCCTTGAGCTTTTTTAACTTTATACATCAATCTTCTTATATCTTTAGGAACTGGATTCATACGAATACCATTCAAAGCTCTTTCAAGCATATGACATTGGATGCCTGCTTCATTAAAAGGTTTGGTCCATTCTCTTACTGCGTTATTTGGATTTTCTCCAAATAGCAAATTGATTTGTTCAAATCCACCACCATTAGTTTCCACTCTGGCAAAGCAACCCATTTTAATTATTGCTGGAGCAACTTTTTTAAGCATATCAACTGTAGGAACATATTTTCCAGATGACTGCCACATATCTCTGTAAAGTAAACTAAATTTTATCTGTCTTCCCATAAATGCCTCACTAATTAAATTACATCTTTTCAATATTAACAATTTTACCCTTGCCAGAGGTAATTACATCAACAGCAGCCGTTAAAACAGCAACTGATTTATTATCATTCAATATCTGATTATTTGTAGAAACAAGACTACTTTTCCTGACGTTCTTCACAATTTCAGGAAAAAATCTGTTCACTAATACAACCAGGTATTTTGAAGTTAAAACAACAAGTATCAAAACAGTAAAAACTGTCCCCATACCTACTATCATCAAAGTTAACCCATTGGTTAAGTTGCTTTCCATTTCCCACCTCTTTATAGCATTTTTAAACCGTTTTCCAGTTTGTAATGATACTCACACTATTAGCAACCATCAAGAAAAAAAAAAAAATTTTTAACTTGAATTTTCGATTATAGATTACTATAACTAGCGAAATATACGTCTATGTAATATATCAATGATCTACAGTAGTAAATGTTAACTCATTCTCACTAAGAAAAAGATAGTATTAATCATATGTAGTCTTTTTTTTAAAAATATGATTTACTGGAATTAATCATTTTTTATTGATTCTTTACTCACATCTCCCTTTTCAAATAATTGATTCTAAACCGTAAAATTTAAGATAACCTATTATTTTTAAATGATTTTTTCTAATTCTACTTTTGAGTTCAAAATTAGCAAAATCCTAAGCTTTATAGAAAAGCTTAACCAAAAACAACATCAATTAAGAAAGCAGTATCGTCTGCATCTCATTCAATCTGGCTAGAACTCCAGAATGAATCAGCTCCACTAACCTTGCGGTTAGAATTGTTCTGGTGATGCTGTTTTTATGCTATAATTTTTGTTTTTAAGAGAAGAAAATTCATCTCTCCCAATAAAAAAAATCATCTCAAAGGATCTATTTGTATTAATTTTACGGTGTTATTGTATTTGCATAACAAATGATTACCACATTACTTAAACAAATGCTTTTATAATTATATGATAACAGATTAAAATAAACTTGGAAATGTGAGTTACTTATATATATAATATAATTATAATATGTTATCATAATTGAGGTGCAAAATGAAACCAATTATTGTGATTTTTATGATGTTGGCATTATCACTGACTATCTATTCTGAAGTAATTGAGCTGACTTTTGCCTACGAGGATAAAGAACAACCCCCATACTATATGGGAAATTCTAACGAAGTTTTGAATGAGAATCCTGGTGTGGCTGTGGAGATGGTAAAACTACTAGAGACTAGGATATATGGTATTGAAATAGATTTTGTAAGATATCCATGGAAAAGATGTCTCGCATCTTTAGGAGAGAATAAAGTTGATGGAATTTTTAATTCTAGCTACAAACAAGACAGACTTGAAGTGGGTTGGTATCCTACTGTTGACAATAAACATGATGGTGAACCAAATCCCGATAAACGAATTTGCGATATTTCCTATTCCTTATATACACTTAAAGGAACTGTAATACCGTGGGATGGAGAAAACTTCAATAATTTTACAGGTAAAATTTCTGCTCCACTAGGATATTCAATTGTTGACGACTTAAAGAAAAAGGGGGTTAACATTGAAGAATCTCCAAGTTCAATTAATAATATTGATAAAGTGGTAAATTTGAGAGTTGAAGCTACTGCCCTTCAAGATGTTACAGCTGATAATATCATTGCTTCTTCTCCTGATAAGTATAAAGATATAGTTAAAATCAGCCCTGCATTAACTAGCAAACATTACTATGTTATGCTTTCTGATAAACTTGTTGAAGAAAACCCAGAGCTAGCTAAGAAAATTTGGGATGAACTTGAGAAAATAAGAGAAGAAAAATTTGTTGAGTTGTCTAAAAAGTACAATGATTAGATTTTACTTTTGATTCTTTTCATAACATACAACAGAGTCAATATTGACTCTGTTGTATGTTAATTTCTTATAACAATTTAATTATCTGCTTTTATAGAAAATTAGTTGATAAATATTTTAGGATTGTTTGTCAACTGTGAAAGAAAATTATTTATCGCAACTTTGATTCTAAGTGGTTTATTTTTTATATCATCACATCTTGTTTTCATTATAGACTTTTCTATATTTTCTGGGCTAAAAATTGACATTCCTCCCGTGATTGATGAAAAAAATGAATCCCCAACACTTGAACTATTTACCGCTATACCTTCTAGACCATATTTAACAATTTCTCCATCTTTATTAAACAATAAACCACCAATAATTACTCCTTGAACTGGATCATCTGTACTAGTAGCCCAATTTGTTTTTACAGAGTATTTAGTACCTATCTTGATCACTTTATTTGTAAAAAAACCATTTTGAGTAACTTTGAAGGTTCCTACTCCAATTTTTGGAAAGACTAAATAATCAAGCTCATTTTCGATCATAATTTTTTTTATAGCTTCTTTCCATTCCTGTGAAGGATTACCATATCCCATCATCATGATAGGACTATCGTCACCCTTTGCTCTTTCAGTTTTAATATATACATTAGGAAAGTTTTCAATGGGTAAATCAATCTTCTCAAGTTTAACAATATATTGCAAGCTATCAATGTAACTGTCTACTAAGTTTCTTACATTTTCTATCGTATCACTATCGTAATTACTACCAAATGCAAAAGTATCAGTTAAGTCAAATACAGTTGGCAAGTATCCGATTTTACCATTTGCATCAATTGATTGTCCCCTATAATATGGAGGACCTGATATTGATGATGAGCTTAGAAATTGCAGACCAAAACATGATAAAAAAAATAATACTGCTAACAGTACTATGACCACTTTAAATAATCTTTGTAACATTTCTTCTCCATTGTTAATTCAAAATTTCGAGAAAGATAATATGTATTTCATTTTATGAAAAGAATTAAATGAAATTGTCTGTTCAGCAAAAATATTCCCTTTTACCATATACTCAAACTTTATCTTTTACAGGAATTCAATATCAAAATAAGAATGAAAATGCAGATTTATCAATCCAGTAAGAAAAGTCATTTTGACGAGACTCGTCAATTCGTCTTATACAGTCAATCATTTAAATCATACACTTCAACTTATTAACTCTTCTTATTACAATTATTCAACTATTTAGAAATTTATTTTTTTTTGGTATGAATATTGATATTAAATGAAGAAACAAATTAGGAGTAAAAATGGATTTCAATGCAGCAAACACTGGCTTTATGCTACTAGCAACTAGCCTTGTAATGTTAATGACACCTGGTCTGGCTTTTTTTTATGGTGGGCTTGTAGGTAGAAAAAATGTTCTGGCAATTATGATGCAAAGTTTTGTTTCCCTTGGTGTTACAACAATACTTTGGTATGCGGTAGGTTATTCGCTATGCTTTAGTGGAGGAGAAGGTGGAATTATCGGAAACCTTGATCTTGCTTTCATGAATGGTGTCCCAATTGATGAAATTTCAAAAATTGCTGCAGACTCAGGTATTCCTACTTGGGTATTTTTTGGGTATCAAATGATGTTTGCAATTATTACTCCTGCTCTGATCACGGGTGCTTTTGCAAATAGAGTAAGATTTAAAGCTTATCTTATTTTCTTAGTTGCTTGGTTGTTGTTTGTGTATTTCCCATTTGTCCATATGGTTTGGGGTGGTGGTATTCTTGCAGAATATGGTGTTAAAGATTTTGCAGGTGGTATTGTAGTACATGCAACTGCTGGTATGGCAGCCTTGGCATCTGTATTCTATGTAGGTAAAAGAAAAGTTTCAGAAATTGGTCCTCACAGTATCCCACTTGTTGCTCTTGGTACTGGTTTATTATGGTTTGGGTGGTAC
Coding sequences within it:
- a CDS encoding ammonium transporter, whose amino-acid sequence is MDFNAANTGFMLLATSLVMLMTPGLAFFYGGLVGRKNVLAIMMQSFVSLGVTTILWYAVGYSLCFSGGEGGIIGNLDLAFMNGVPIDEISKIAADSGIPTWVFFGYQMMFAIITPALITGAFANRVRFKAYLIFLVAWLLFVYFPFVHMVWGGGILAEYGVKDFAGGIVVHATAGMAALASVFYVGKRKVSEIGPHSIPLVALGTGLLWFGWYGFNAGSQLKLDNFTALAFINTDIAASFAGIIWLAIEWKKTGKPKFVGLLTGAVAGLATVTPAAGFITPGYAALIGIISGIVCFYAVSLKNKLGWDDALDVWGVHGVGGILGTILLGVFATVNGAEGLVHGNFSFFLVQTVAVLIAAGYALIFSYFMLIFINKITPVKVSVEEEEAGMDTVLHGEVAYL
- a CDS encoding OadG family protein, with protein sequence MESNLTNGLTLMIVGMGTVFTVLILVVLTSKYLVVLVNRFFPEIVKNVRKSSLVSTNNQILNDNKSVAVLTAAVDVITSGKGKIVNIEKM
- a CDS encoding oxaloacetate decarboxylase, which gives rise to MGRQIKFSLLYRDMWQSSGKYVPTVDMLKKVAPAIIKMGCFARVETNGGGFEQINLLFGENPNNAVREWTKPFNEAGIQCHMLERALNGIRMNPVPKDIRRLMYKVKKAQGVDISRSFCGLNDHRNLELSVKYAKEAGMISQAALSITHSELHTVEYYMGIVDKLVEYGADEIALKDMAGVGRPVFLGNLTKAIKDKYPHIVIQYHGHAGPGFASASILEVARAGAEYIDVAMEPLSWGTGHVDVLTAHAMLKDAGFDVPDINMDAYMEVRALTQSFMDEFLGYFIDPKNRLMNSLLIGPGLPGGMMGSLMADLKSNLVTVNKSRVKAGKSELNQDELLVTLFNEVAHIWPKMGYPPLVTPFSQYVKNIAMFNIIQMEKGQERFSMIDDNTWSMLLGKSGKLPGVIAPELVKLAQNQKKEFYTGNPQDLYPDQLDTFREEMKKNGWDFGKDEEELFELAMHPQQYRAYKSGKAKEDFKAEIEKEKGVSAVVETPKAQVTSTPSQNVYQPKSMNITVNGEVYKVEVSYDLNSKSEVAPKQEVKTEQAPVSSGNFTEILSPLEGKFFQTKDSSDVAIKVGDKIKKGDKIGYIESMKVFNPVAADAEGIVAEVCFKSGDSVDEDEVLVRLK
- a CDS encoding transporter substrate-binding domain-containing protein, whose translation is MKPIIVIFMMLALSLTIYSEVIELTFAYEDKEQPPYYMGNSNEVLNENPGVAVEMVKLLETRIYGIEIDFVRYPWKRCLASLGENKVDGIFNSSYKQDRLEVGWYPTVDNKHDGEPNPDKRICDISYSLYTLKGTVIPWDGENFNNFTGKISAPLGYSIVDDLKKKGVNIEESPSSINNIDKVVNLRVEATALQDVTADNIIASSPDKYKDIVKISPALTSKHYYVMLSDKLVEENPELAKKIWDELEKIREEKFVELSKKYND
- a CDS encoding sodium ion-translocating decarboxylase subunit beta, giving the protein MDILSKVYEMTAIKDLFVSEIFPGAPILMLSIAFVLLYLGIKKQYEPLLLVPISFGILLANFPGGGMNVISAADHPEIMHMALPQIAHEFGLMNFIYYSLLKTGFLPPIIFLGVGVFTDFGPMLRNPRLAIFGAAAQIGIFSVLLTAVGSGAFTIKEAASLGIIGGADGPTAIFTTIKLAPHLLGPIAIAAYSYMALVPVIIPLVVKLTMSKKELLIHMKRMDKQFAETTVKFKNEKALKVIFPIVLATIVSILVPTATPLVGMLLFGNLVKNIGANTDRLADVGGGALMNIATIFLGLSVGATMTPETFLNVKTIMIVVGGFVAFAISIAGGIYAVKFFNLFTHKKINPLVGATGLSAVPMASRVANDIALKNDPTNNILQYCMASNISGVIGSAVAAGVLISFLN